CCAATTCGTTCTTACTACCCAAACGAGAAACCCTATAAAATGTGTTATGTAGAAGATCCCTTCGGAATCGTTTTTGAAGTCTATACTCACAGTTATGAATTAACGTATTCTTCTGGTGCTTATACAGAATAGTTTGTGTAAAAATTAAAAAGCGATTGATTATTAATTTGTAATCAATCGCTTTAATAGTATAGTTTTAAAGATCTATATTATTTCTTATCCATATCAAGGTAATATTCCTGTAAAGTATAAAAAGCTTTCTTTTTCATCCCTTGCTCTGAAATAAGTCCTTTTCTGTTGAAATCATCTTGAATTCTACGTAATGGTCGTCTAGATGAACGAAAGTCCATCAAAATCCAAGGAGAAAGACCTGCCATAAATTCTATATTTTCCATCATTTCAATGTTAGATTTAAAAAGAGCGTCTTGGTATTCTTCTGTCCATCTTTCATTCTTATCGCCATGTTTACCATATAAAGCTCCGCCACCGATTTCACTCATAATCATTGGTTTATTATATGCACTTGCCCATTTAATACTGCTGCATGAATCTACATCGCCATAATACCATCCACAATAATTATTAATACCAATAACATCAACAACTTTACCTAATGGGTCCTCTATTAAATTACCATCATCTCCTTTACCTTGGGTGTCCAAAGCTGCAGTTATTAATCTAGAATTATCTAAGCTACGTGCCTTTTCTGCCAAATTACTTATGAAAGACAAACGTGGTTCGCTCTCTGGTGTTTCATTCGCCATTGACCATAACACTACAGATGCTCTATTTTTATCGCGAGAAATCATTTCGGTTAATTGATTTTCCGCATTTGCATATGTGTCTTCATTTTCGAATTGAATAGTCCAATATACCGGTATTTCAGACCAGATTAAAAAGCCCATCTTTTCAGCTTCTTTCACCATAGCTTCGCTATGTGGGTAGTGCGCTAACCTCAAGAAATTACAACCTAGTTCTTTTGCCCAATTTAAAAGTACTTTACACTCTTCAACAGAAATTACACGACCTGTCTTAAATGCTGCTTCTTCATGTATACTAATACCTTTTAGGAAAGTTTCTTTTCCATTTACAAGTATTTTAGAGCCATCTGTTGTTACCGTTCTAAAGCCTATATTATCTACAACTTCATCTGTTTTGGTTTTTATAACTACCTCATAAAGTTTTGGAGAAGTTGGAGACCATAAGCTAGGTTTAGCATTGATTAGAAATGATGCTTTTCCATCATTTAATTTTGTTTTTATAGTTTTCTTAAGCTCAGGTATCTTAATGCTTACTTCGTCTCCGTTAGTTGCATTTTCTACAGCTACCCACCCTTTAATTTTACCGGTTTCTCCTTTTTCTAATTGAACATAATAATCAGATATATGAGTTTTAGGTACGCTTATTAAGTGGACAGATCTAGTGATGCCACCATAGTTCCACCAATCTTGGTTTACTGTAGGTACATTTTCTTTTTTACGTTTATTATCAACTTTTACAACAACAAAGTTATTTCCGTCAACAAGTTTATCCGTAACATCAAACTGAAAAGGAGTATAGCCACCAACATGTTTGCCAATTTTTTCTCCATTCAAATAAACAATAGCCTCGTAATTTACCGCTTCAAAATATAGATAAGTTAATTCGTTGGAAGTAGGCGTATAGTCAAAGTCCTTTTTATACCAAACTGTGCCTTCATAATAATAAAGCTTGTCCATTTGTGTATTCCAATCACCTGGTACATCTAACTGTAAACTGGTATCAAAATCATACTCAATAAGGTCAGAAGGAGATTGCATTTTTGCATTCCTAAAATATCCTTTATCATATTCCTGTAACCTATGGTTGTAAAACCCATTTTCAAGGGGATCTACAATCATATCCCATTTTCCATTTAATGAAGTCTTTTCTCTGGAATCTATATTCTGAAGAAGATTTGCATAATTAGCATCTTGTGCTGTGCTTGTTATGCTTAAAAAAATAAAGAGAATGAACGTTAAATTACTTATTCCTTTCATGTGGTAAACCTAGTTTTAATTTAAGCTTTCAATTTACCGTTTTATTTAAAAATGGATGCAATTATAAGTCAATCTTATTCTTAAATTTCTTTCAATAGAACTACTCCCTTTTTACCTGAAATGATAATATGCCCTTTTCCGCCTTTACCATAGGTAGCTTTTATTTCTCGTAGCTTCTTACCTTTATCTTGTATTTTTGAATCTACATTCTGAAATGATTTTGGCAAACGAACCAAACCTTCTTCTAATATAGCAGAGAAACTATGTGGAAAGTTTAAAATATTTATACTCACTTCAGAAGATTCCTGTTCAATGGTAATCTTTGAATTTGGAGAAACAACATGGTCTATCCAAAAATCTGAAATCTTCAAATTTAAATCAATGTCTTTATTTAAGTGTCGTATACGTAATTGACTGAATTTAAGATTACCATATAGTGTACTTATATCTTTAATATCCGCTTCATCTTTATTAGCGTAATATTCTAAAGATTCAACTTGTTGTATATCTATTGTA
Above is a window of Maribacter aquivivus DNA encoding:
- a CDS encoding glycoside hydrolase family 2 protein — its product is MKGISNLTFILFIFLSITSTAQDANYANLLQNIDSREKTSLNGKWDMIVDPLENGFYNHRLQEYDKGYFRNAKMQSPSDLIEYDFDTSLQLDVPGDWNTQMDKLYYYEGTVWYKKDFDYTPTSNELTYLYFEAVNYEAIVYLNGEKIGKHVGGYTPFQFDVTDKLVDGNNFVVVKVDNKRKKENVPTVNQDWWNYGGITRSVHLISVPKTHISDYYVQLEKGETGKIKGWVAVENATNGDEVSIKIPELKKTIKTKLNDGKASFLINAKPSLWSPTSPKLYEVVIKTKTDEVVDNIGFRTVTTDGSKILVNGKETFLKGISIHEEAAFKTGRVISVEECKVLLNWAKELGCNFLRLAHYPHSEAMVKEAEKMGFLIWSEIPVYWTIQFENEDTYANAENQLTEMISRDKNRASVVLWSMANETPESEPRLSFISNLAEKARSLDNSRLITAALDTQGKGDDGNLIEDPLGKVVDVIGINNYCGWYYGDVDSCSSIKWASAYNKPMIMSEIGGGALYGKHGDKNERWTEEYQDALFKSNIEMMENIEFMAGLSPWILMDFRSSRRPLRRIQDDFNRKGLISEQGMKKKAFYTLQEYYLDMDKK